In Arthrobacter citreus, a single genomic region encodes these proteins:
- a CDS encoding BH0509 family protein, with product MSREERKNMVQFLELTKGFSTEDLVFMTDADLEHIYDAAYTYMLHHAE from the coding sequence ATGAGTAGAGAAGAGCGTAAAAACATGGTTCAATTCTTGGAATTAACGAAAGGATTTTCAACTGAGGACTTGGTATTCATGACGGATGCTGATTTAGAGCATATTTACGATGCGGCATATACGTACATGTTACATCACGCTGAGTAA
- a CDS encoding response regulator transcription factor, giving the protein MEQIVIIQDQNEIENVLQQSNQFGLVKISTFPYEEFNEEIHLGFLKGCIVLMKSNVLDEFIPIIMRIRRITEIPIILLVETYDSYEAAICIEAGADHYVKYPIHPRDLSARIKAVMRRICSEKKEEIRETVLHFGDISLYLNREEVYKNKMRIELNGREYAILLFLVKKADFIVTREELMDVICVYKNRRLIDIYIHSLRNKIEEFPNYPKYIKTIKGKGYRFETFTLV; this is encoded by the coding sequence GTGGAGCAAATTGTCATCATCCAAGATCAAAATGAGATTGAAAATGTGCTTCAACAAAGTAATCAATTCGGTTTGGTGAAAATAAGCACATTTCCATACGAAGAGTTTAATGAAGAAATTCACCTTGGTTTCTTAAAAGGGTGCATAGTTCTAATGAAGAGCAATGTATTGGACGAGTTTATTCCAATAATAATGAGAATAAGACGAATAACAGAAATACCGATTATTTTATTAGTTGAAACTTATGATTCATACGAAGCTGCAATCTGTATTGAAGCTGGAGCGGATCATTATGTAAAATATCCGATCCATCCAAGAGACTTATCAGCAAGAATAAAAGCTGTTATGCGCAGAATTTGCAGTGAAAAAAAGGAAGAAATTCGAGAAACAGTTTTACATTTTGGAGATATTTCTCTCTATTTAAATAGAGAAGAGGTTTATAAAAACAAAATGAGGATCGAATTAAACGGTAGAGAATACGCAATTTTACTATTTTTAGTAAAAAAAGCTGACTTCATCGTAACAAGAGAGGAGCTAATGGACGTAATTTGCGTCTATAAAAACAGAAGATTGATCGATATTTATATTCATAGTTTACGAAATAAGATTGAAGAATTCCCTAATTATCCTAAATATATTAAAACGATTAAGGGAAAAGGGTATCGTTTTGAAACGTTTACATTAGTTTGA
- a CDS encoding response regulator, whose protein sequence is MKVLLIDDEKHVREGVKLLANWDVIGVTEILEAENGAIAQEIIKKEQPTIIFTDLMMPELDGRGLLKWLHTENIKSKVIVVTGYDDYHYMREAIQFGASDYLLKPIDPDILNETLLKVVSDWNEQEKERIEALNDFRMLQEVLPVYRDKELTNAILGKEFNRNFLIQLGYEEGKTLHVSLLKLRNLETFRDIWPEDLCYFALLNIVNEVLQKHNEGIAFQNLQGSKEICLIYWGDEVIDNIQHIAKILSTVVPFPFHFAISRKLQVESIPFGYEEVVNVLQHMNILEKRDLPVYSYTDVKEYNPINLVEIVNLFEQMVEKQDIYIYDEVIQLFSKRITQQKYLPFAQLLSLHQEFLIFFNHWINKLSLQTIEGVNIELFWNAKGHFEVGEYVATQRERVQSIIQEKNQTNQELNSIEAIANYIQQNYAEEISLQEFSEKFYLSREYISRKFKQIYGVNISDYIVSIRIEKAKELLKFPNLKIYEIAGKIGYQDDKYFRKVFKKIVGMTPNEFRNLNE, encoded by the coding sequence ATGAAGGTTCTACTAATAGATGATGAAAAGCACGTAAGAGAAGGAGTAAAACTTCTTGCAAATTGGGATGTAATTGGCGTTACAGAAATATTAGAAGCAGAAAACGGAGCAATCGCTCAAGAAATAATTAAAAAAGAGCAACCTACCATTATTTTTACCGACTTAATGATGCCAGAGTTAGACGGTCGAGGTTTACTAAAATGGCTTCACACAGAAAATATTAAAAGCAAAGTAATCGTAGTAACAGGATATGATGACTATCATTATATGAGAGAAGCGATCCAGTTTGGTGCGTCGGATTATTTACTAAAACCAATCGATCCAGATATCTTAAATGAAACATTATTAAAAGTAGTATCAGATTGGAATGAACAAGAAAAGGAAAGAATTGAAGCATTAAATGATTTTCGTATGCTTCAGGAAGTCTTACCTGTGTACAGAGATAAGGAATTGACGAATGCAATTTTAGGGAAAGAATTTAATCGGAATTTCTTAATACAACTAGGATATGAAGAAGGTAAAACTTTGCATGTTTCTTTACTAAAACTACGAAATTTAGAAACTTTCCGGGATATTTGGCCTGAAGATTTATGTTACTTTGCCCTTTTAAATATTGTGAATGAAGTACTTCAAAAACATAATGAAGGAATTGCATTTCAAAACTTACAAGGATCAAAGGAAATCTGCCTAATTTATTGGGGAGATGAAGTAATTGACAATATTCAGCATATCGCTAAAATTTTATCAACAGTAGTGCCGTTCCCGTTTCACTTTGCAATTAGTAGAAAGCTCCAAGTTGAATCAATTCCATTTGGATACGAAGAGGTAGTGAATGTTCTACAGCATATGAATATTTTAGAAAAGAGAGATTTACCGGTTTATTCTTATACAGATGTAAAAGAATATAATCCGATTAATCTAGTTGAAATCGTTAACTTATTTGAACAGATGGTAGAGAAGCAGGATATTTATATTTACGACGAAGTCATTCAACTTTTTAGTAAACGAATTACCCAGCAAAAGTATCTTCCGTTTGCTCAATTACTTTCATTGCATCAAGAGTTTTTAATATTCTTTAACCACTGGATTAATAAGCTTTCACTTCAAACGATCGAGGGAGTGAATATCGAATTATTTTGGAATGCGAAAGGACATTTTGAAGTAGGTGAATATGTAGCTACACAAAGGGAAAGAGTACAATCAATTATTCAAGAGAAAAACCAGACTAATCAAGAGCTTAATAGCATAGAAGCAATCGCAAATTATATCCAACAAAACTATGCTGAGGAGATTTCACTTCAAGAGTTTTCAGAGAAATTTTACTTAAGCCGTGAATATATATCTCGTAAATTTAAACAAATATATGGTGTAAACATCTCGGATTATATTGTTTCAATCCGAATCGAAAAAGCGAAAGAATTACTAAAATTTCCGAATTTAAAAATCTATGAAATAGCGGGCAAAATCGGTTATCAAGACGATAAATACTTTCGAAAAGTGTTTAAAAAAATCGTCGGCATGACTCCAAATGAATTCCGAAACTTGAATGAATAA
- a CDS encoding phosphotransferase, translating to MEQAVERVFTKEILKNAASQFGITVEEKPVGEFENYLFKGKLADGTDRILRLTHSSHRSKEEIEAELKFLKYARENGANAAGSLTSLNGNLVEVQNASDGTSFFASMFEWADGQLVDRTNPAVWNDDLMYTWGKTIGKLHALTVDYPVTNREHWDEEAYLNEMVADEELGVYTKELIEEIQSYERKKDSYGLIHSDLHLHNFFVNDKGEITAFDFDDLQYNYFISDITIVLYYTAWGSKASFEEKSNFAKRQLEIFRKGYETEYVLDEVWYSRIPSFLKCRDITLYHVLNMKYDEKTPRVIELCEELKDRIVNRKTIVEI from the coding sequence ATGGAACAAGCTGTTGAAAGAGTTTTTACGAAAGAAATTTTAAAAAATGCCGCGTCACAATTTGGCATAACAGTAGAAGAAAAACCAGTTGGTGAATTCGAGAATTATCTATTTAAAGGGAAGTTAGCAGATGGTACGGATCGCATATTACGATTAACGCATTCATCTCATCGCTCAAAAGAAGAAATAGAAGCAGAGCTGAAATTTTTAAAATATGCTAGAGAAAACGGAGCAAATGCAGCAGGTTCTTTAACTTCACTAAACGGTAATCTGGTAGAAGTTCAAAATGCAAGCGATGGCACAAGCTTCTTCGCTTCAATGTTTGAGTGGGCAGACGGTCAATTAGTTGATCGAACAAACCCAGCTGTATGGAATGACGATCTAATGTATACATGGGGTAAAACAATCGGCAAGCTACACGCGTTAACAGTTGATTACCCTGTCACTAATCGAGAGCATTGGGATGAAGAAGCTTATTTAAATGAAATGGTAGCAGACGAAGAGCTTGGCGTATATACGAAAGAACTAATCGAAGAAATTCAAAGCTATGAAAGAAAAAAAGATTCATACGGGTTAATCCATAGTGATCTGCATCTTCATAATTTCTTCGTAAATGATAAAGGCGAAATAACAGCCTTTGATTTCGATGACCTACAATATAATTACTTTATTTCAGATATCACAATCGTTCTGTACTATACTGCTTGGGGTAGCAAAGCATCATTCGAAGAAAAATCTAATTTCGCAAAAAGGCAGTTAGAGATTTTTAGAAAAGGGTATGAAACAGAATATGTTTTAGATGAAGTATGGTATAGCCGTATTCCTTCTTTCTTAAAATGTCGTGATATTACGCTGTATCATGTATTGAATATGAAGTATGATGAGAAAACTCCGAGAGTTATTGAGCTTTGTGAAGAGTTGAAGGATCGGATTGTTAATAGGAAGACGATAGTTGAGATTTAA
- a CDS encoding capsular biosynthesis protein has translation MEETISLQELFGVIKKRLIMIISITVLATVVAGVISFLFLIPIYQSSTQLLVNQKETKDSSIYQNNQVQTNVQLINTYNVIIKSQAILDEVIKQLNLNYSAAELTNKITVASETNSQVFTVSVQDTDSAQAQAITNTIANVFQDKIKKIMSVNNVTVLAKAELGDNPSPIKPNKKLNVAIGFVVGLMLSVGIAFLLEFLDNTVKTEKQLEELLELPILGVISEVSKGNVTPKLKKFKLRKGA, from the coding sequence ATGGAAGAGACAATTAGTTTACAGGAATTATTCGGCGTTATTAAAAAACGTCTTATTATGATAATAAGTATTACAGTTTTAGCCACAGTCGTTGCAGGAGTCATTAGCTTTTTATTTTTAATCCCAATTTACCAATCTTCTACTCAACTTTTAGTTAACCAAAAAGAGACAAAAGACTCTTCGATTTATCAGAACAATCAGGTACAAACAAATGTTCAATTGATTAATACATACAATGTCATTATTAAGAGTCAGGCTATTTTAGACGAAGTTATTAAACAACTAAACTTAAATTATTCAGCTGCAGAATTGACTAATAAAATTACTGTTGCAAGTGAAACGAACTCACAAGTCTTCACTGTATCTGTACAAGATACTGATTCAGCGCAAGCGCAAGCAATTACGAATACGATTGCAAATGTGTTCCAAGATAAAATTAAAAAAATTATGAGCGTAAACAATGTAACTGTTTTAGCTAAAGCAGAGTTAGGTGACAATCCGAGCCCAATTAAACCAAATAAGAAATTAAATGTTGCGATTGGCTTTGTCGTTGGGTTAATGCTTTCTGTTGGTATTGCTTTCTTACTTGAGTTTTTAGATAACACAGTAAAAACTGAGAAACAACTTGAAGAGTTATTAGAATTACCAATTTTAGGTGTGATTTCAGAAGTATCAAAAGGAAATGTAACGCCTAAACTTAAAAAATTTAAATTGAGAAAGGGTGCGTAA